CACTCATTTACCACTAGACCAACAGCTCGTTGGTACCATTCAttcatatatatcaaatatttacaatattCTAGTGCCTAACAGAATCAATAACCATAACATTGCAATGTGACCTACACTACTAGAACACAAACCTGATCAATGTCATGGATGTCGACATAAGCCTGATCTTCAAGGCTTCCAGGATCTTGATTAGGCTCAAAAGTCATACAATCCTCCTCCTCCCACTCTTCCTCAACAAACGGAGCACCATACTGCTCTCCATTTTTAGGACCAGACCCACTCTTCTGAAATATCTTACAAAGCACATACGCATCCTAATCCACAACACATCACAAACAAAAGTCAACAAACCATAACAcaaactccaaaaaaaaaaacacaaacttacTTTCTGAACACCAGCTTTCACAATATCATCATCAACCAAACGATACTCATGCATAACCCAATTACTCCTCTCACCACGAGGAGCACGACCTTTATGATAAACAAGagtcttcttcatcccaacgaCTCTCGACCCATTACGAATCTCCCGATCCTTCCCCGTCGTCTTCCAGTACCCCATCTCAGTCGCACGGTTCGTCTTGGACCCGTTAGAGTATTTGTTATCGAGCACGCTGAAGAAGTACCACTCCAAGTCTCTGCTCTTCAGCTTCGACTGACTTGGGAGATCCCACGGCTCGGATTTGTACACGTGCGTGACGGAGATCGCGTCGAACTTAAAGGGTTTGTTGCAGATCTTGCGTTTTAGGTAGTAACGGACGAGTTCTTCGTCCGTTGGGTGGAACCGGAACCCTGGAGCGAGCGACGACGTCTCTGAGGAGCCACCACGACGACCCATTCGAACAGATACAAGGTTTGGACGAGTTTTGGAAATCGTGtcggagaagaaagagagaggatgTGATTGGGATTGGAGAGAATGAGGGAAAAAGCGAAGCGGAGAAGACTTGAGATGAGGACCAAACACAACTACTTCCGCGAGGTTTTAAAATCTTCCAGGAATGTGTGCCAATAGAGAATATAAAAACGACGAGCTGTGATGTGTTTTAAGTGACAGTCTCTAAGCCCACCGACACGTAGGAAGTCTTGGACTAGTCATAGAGTCTTTGGATTTTGTTGAGGAAGTTGGTAGGTGCATAGGTCCgtaaaattagcaaaaaaaataatttctttgtAGAATTAGCAAATTAAATCCGAAGAGACactaaaaatagaatataagtATAAACCTAAATTAAGCTTtgacaaattataaaaaatattatagcatAATTATCTACTTTgaaaaaatgaaacccaaaaACTTAAATTACATAAAGATAATAAATCTACATATTTATTGAAAATGGAATCCGGGCTTTTATTTCGTATTAAACCCTTTAcagtcaaaaaaataattattgacaaagaacaaagttaaaaaaataaatgcaaGTTACGTGTAACAAAAGTTTTCTAACGATGCTGACGCAACCGCGTTCGTAGCCTATAACCCGAATTTTCAATGACGATAATATCCTCGGTTCTGACAAGCACTCACGACTTTTTACTTGAAAAGCACTTTACTCACTTCTCATAAAGACAGAGATAGATTCTTGTCTGTAGACTATTTTACCCCCAGACTTGACCATTAATAACGGTCATGCCCAGGCTAGCTTACACACCAAGAattcttgaaaaaaacaaagactGTTCTTGTCTGAAAAGATTAGATAATAGATAATACATGACAATGGACCACCAAACctgaaaaatcaaaaatgttaaTGCATAAACATCCCATAACAAACAGAGTTTATTTATCCTAATTTTACAACAGTTTCTCAGTCTGTCTGAACAAGCTACATAGATAGCTCATAATATTAGGGAGATCACAGCTAATAAGTAGCCTGGAGAGATGGGGTTTTAGAGCATTTAGTGTCCATTGGCGCTGTTCTTCTTGAGCTCATCGTTCTCCTGACGCAGAGCATCGATCCTGGACTGGAGAATACTGATCATAGCCTCTGCGCTCATCATCTCAAGCTTGAATGTCTCTCTCTCAACAGACATCTGGTGAACCTCCTTCTTGAGAACGTTAAGCTTCTCTTCAGGAGATGGAAGTTGAGCaggaggaggagaagcttcCTTGTGAAGAGGTTTTGGGTTTTCTTTCTTGTCGGAGATACCCATGAGAGAGAACTCAAGCAATGCAGAGATGGCTGTGTTGGTGGCAGCTGCAGCGGTCGAATTAGAGACTAAGGTTGGTGTATTGTCGACGGTTGTTGTTGTGGACGAAGAGTGGTCCTGTGTGGTCCTGGTTGATTCGTTTTGGCGTCTGCGTTTGTATTGGAGGAGAGGTAATGGAGCTTCTTTGTTGAGAACACatacaggaggaggaggaggaggaagacgcTCATCTTCTTCTGTTTCCTCACGTTTGAGTGCCTCCTCAATTTCATCATTACGGTTACTGTTGTTATTCTCTTGATGGTTAAGTTCGATATCCATTTGGGTTGTAGTCTCTCTTGGTGGCTCGTTGATGTTAATGAGGTCCTTGCTTTCTGGCTGTATTTCCTACAagtaaaatattgaaatagtAGAGTGATTGTTCAATAGAGTAGtccagttcaaaaaaaaaaaactgagttaGTCCATTGAAGCTACATAAGAGATTGGTTTCAACACAGAGCTTTTtgcatataacaaaaaaaataaaatgaaactaaAGGTTATGAAGGAAGTACAAACCTGGTTCATCTGGTTGTTTCCATTGGCTAGTGGTAATGGCTCTGCTCTGACCCTAACGTCTACTCCTGGAATCAGAGCTACTCTATCATCAGACCATTCCTCTTCCATGAATGGCGCGTACCGGTTCCCACTAGGTGGCCCAATGTTATTCTTGTGAAAGATTCTACACAACACATATGCATCTTGCTGCATCCAAACAAAGAACTGAGTTAAGATAAGAAGTTAACTTGAGATTCTTTGGACAGTATCAGTTAAAGCCATACCACCAAGTTTCCATTGCTTTCAGTTTCATAGTCCACGAGGCGATACTCGTGCATAACCCAATTGGTGCGGAGCCCGTCCGGGGCACGACCGCTGTGGAAAACGAGAGTCTTTTTCATGCCGAGGATCTGAACGTCACGGCGAATCTCTCTGTCTTTGCCAGTAGCTTTCCAGTAGCCTTTGTTAGTAGCTCGGTTCATCCTAGCGCCGTTACCGTACTTCTTGTCTAACGCGCTGTAGAAGTACCATTCCTGGTCCCTTGTCTTCAGCCTCGAGAACACtagaaaacacacacacaacacagcagaataaaaaaaaaaaaaaatcaaacttgaGATATTCAGACAAGTaaaaaacaaactctatgtcctGAAACACAAGCAAACTAATTGGGAAAACACAAATTAACAATGAATCTAAAAATACACCAAATTAAACTCAAAAATTCAGATAACTAAACACAGATGAACAAACTTCATTCCCTGAAACACAAGCAAAGATGCTTAAAATACTAGATTTTACACAATTAAATAATTCGATTTATGTCACACTTTTACAGCCTAAACATAGCAAAAATTAAATCTTCAACGAAAATTACCGAAACCCATAAAGCTAAACTCTTTACCCAGAATTGAGTCAAGAGACCAAACCGCAAACTCAGCCAAAATCAGAATCAAGAAACTCACAGAGAAACCCAATTCAAACAgatactcaaaaaaaaaaagagacaaagaGAGAGAACCACCTGCTAAGTCCCAAGGCTCGTGCTTGTAGATATCAACCTCCCCAATCGCATCGAACCGCACTGGTTTGCCCAGAACCTTTCTCTTCAAGTAATAGCTCACAAGCTCCTCGTCAGTAGGATGAAATCGAAACCCAGGAGCAAGCGAAGTCGCCGACACAGCGGCACCCGGAGCAGTCGCAGACGGCGGCGAGGACTCAACAACAGCCATAGATTCGCGACCCATTAAAGTAAGAGACAGTCCTCTGTTTCTAGGGTTCCTCTCTTTCCCCCAAACAGACAAGGGAAGTTGGGAAAGTGGGTTATCGATTAgacggagaagagagagagagatgcccCCAAAGATTAAAAGGTACCTTCAATtgcaagaaatttttttttttttctttttctgcgTTTCCAAGAAACaagttatttcattttattccccatttcttttttttttctttcgtttcAGTAATAAACCCTAGCTTCACTGAGTAGGTTTTTTTGTCGTATTAtgtagtaaaataattaaaacgcTGTCGTAGTGATCtcaaaagtaaattttttttttttaaactgtaaAGATGAAAAACCAAAAGAACAAACCTACACTACACATACAAACAAGGTACGATCATTCTACTGGGACACACAAACTCATAAATGATGGAGACATTTAATTATGAAAGGTTCCGTATAACATATCGACATAGTCCAAAAATCGAAAATCTTCCCAATTTGAATAAGATATACGAATCTCATGCATTGATTACCTTTCCAAATACGTACATCTGGATAGAAAATGTGTTCGGATTTTATGATAAAAGTCTTCTTTGAAACTTGATAAACAAGAAATTAGACCgtaaaaaagttaaaagacaTTAAGATAAGAGTAGATTAACACTAGTTTCATGCCCGAGAAGAATACACGTGGAATTTTTAGTCCGAATATGGTTGGTTATTTGGATTATTTGcagatgaaaaagaaaaagatcatTAATCGGTTTAAGAAAATTAAGATAAagtataatacttttttttttttgttcaaaaaagtATAATACCCTTTTGAAAATCGAATCCAGGGTAAATTCGTACCTAATccctttttgtctttttttttaaaataattgcaAATTACGTGTAACGAAAGTCTTCAAACGTCGTTGACGGAACGAACCACATTCGTTCATCGTAACGCTAACCAATTAAAAATGACCTTTATACCCTCAATGTTATCACTAATTAACGAGGTTAAGCTTTCTCTTCCCACTTCTCGAGGAAGACAAAGTAGTTTCTTGTCTGGAAGACCAGATGAAGCACTTAATCATATAGATTGAACATTCCTTGAAACAGATTACAGAGAGTTCTTAACTGAATAGACTTAGATGATAATATATGACAATGGAGCAACCTGAGAATGTTCTCAAAAGATGTAGAAcccatcagaaaaaaaaaaccaaaccggTCCCGGTTTATCCTAATTTTACACGGTTCTCAATCCGTCTGAAGAAGCTACATAGATAGCTCACAATATTTTAGGGAGATTACAGCTAAAAAAAGCAAAGAAGACACCTGGAGAGATGGGGTTTTTAGAGCATTTAGTGTCCATTAGCGTTGTTCTTCTTGAGCTCATCGTTCTCCTGACGCAGAGCATCGATCCTGGACTGGAGAATACTGATCATAGCCTCTGCACTCATCATCTCAAGCTTGAATGTCTCTCTCTCAACAGACATCTGGTGAACCTCCTTCTGGAGATCATTCACCTTCTCTTCAGGAGATGGAAGTGGAGTAAGAGGAGGTTGATGGTTTTCTTTCTTCTCGGAGATGCCCATGAGAGAGAACTCGAGCAACGCAGAGATGGCCGTGTTGGTGGCCACAGCAGCGGTTGGTGTGTTGTCGACGGTTGTTGTTGTGGACGAGCAGTGGTCCTGTGTGGTCCTGCTTGAATCGTTTTGGCGTCTGCGTTTGTATTGGAGGAGAGGTAACGGAGCTTCTTTGTTGAGAATGCAtaaaggaggaggaggacgcTCATGATCTTCATCTGCCTCCTCACGTTTGAgtgcttcctcttcttcttcatcacaatGGTTATTCTTATGGTTGACTTCGATATCCATTGGAGTAGTAGTCTCTCTTGGTGGCTCGTTGATGTTAATGAAGTCCTTGCTTGGTGACTGGATAGAGTTCTACAAGATTTGGTAGCAAACTCAATGGACTAGTCTAGTTTTAGCatgtaataattaataaatacttaaatGAAACTAATCAGCTTGTGGGTTATGAAGGAAGTACAAACCTGGCTCATCTGGTTGTTTCCATTGGCTAATGGCAACGGCTCTGCCCTGAGACTAACGTCTACTCCTGGGATAAGAGTTACACCATCATCAGCCCACTCCTCTTCTATGAACGGTGCGTATCGGTTCCCACTAGGTGGCCCAATGTTATTCTTGTGAAATATTCTACACAGCACATACGCATCTTGCTACACACTCAAAACAAAGAAGTGAGTTAAGATAAGAACTTAACTTAAGGATTCTTTGGACAGTATCAGTTAAAGCCATACCACCAAGTTCCCATTGTTTTCAGTTTCATAATCCACAAGACGATACTCGTGCATAACCCAATTGGTACGGAGCCCGTCCGGGGCACGACCGCTGTGGAAGACTAGAGTCTTTTTCATACCGAGGATCTGAACGTCACGGCGGATCTCTCTATCTTTGCCAGTCGCTTTCCAGTAGCCTTTGTTAGTAGCTCGGTTCATCCTAGCGCCGTTACCGTACTTCTTGTCTAACGCGCTGTAGAAGTACCATTCCTGGTCCCTTGTCCTCAACCTCGAAAACACTAGAAACAACACACAACACAgcacaagagaaaaaaaaatcaaactagagataataataacactaaacttgaGATACTTAGACacgcagcaacaacaacaacaacaaacctcATGTCCTGAAACACAAGCAAAACTAGAAATTACAAAATACATCATTAccagaagacaaaaaaaaaatgataataag
The Brassica napus cultivar Da-Ae chromosome A1, Da-Ae, whole genome shotgun sequence DNA segment above includes these coding regions:
- the LOC106346178 gene encoding NAC domain containing protein 52; the encoded protein is MGRESVVAVSSPATAPGAVVAATALAPGFRFHPTDEELVSYYLKRKVLGKPVRFDAIGEVDIYKHEPWDLAVFSRLRTRDQEWYFYSALDKKYGNGARMNRATNKGYWKATGKDREIRRDVQILGMKKTLVFHSGRAPDGLRTNWVMHEYRLVDYETENNGNLVQDAYVLCRIFHKNNIGPPSGNRYAPFIEEEWADDGVTLIPGVDVSLRAEPLPLANGNNQMSQNSIQSPSKDFININEPPRETTTPMDIEVNHKNNHCDEEEEEALKREEADEDHERPPPPLCILNKEAPLPLLQYKRRRQNDSSRTTQDHCSSTTTTVDNTPTAAVATNTAISALLEFSLMGISEKKENHQPPLTPLPSPEEKVNDLQKEVHQMSVERETFKLEMMSAEAMISILQSRIDALRQENDELKKNNANGH
- the LOC106346177 gene encoding NAC domain containing protein 52 isoform X2, translating into MGRESMAVVESSPPSATAPGAAVSATSLAPGFRFHPTDEELVSYYLKRKVLGKPVRFDAIGEVDIYKHEPWDLAVFSRLKTRDQEWYFYSALDKKYGNGARMNRATNKGYWKATGKDREIRRDVQILGMKKTLVFHSGRAPDGLRTNWVMHEYRLVDYETESNGNLVQDAYVLCRIFHKNNIGPPSGNRYAPFMEEEWSDDRVALIPGVDVRVRAEPLPLANGNNQMNQPESKDLININEPPRETTTQMDIELNHQENNNSNRNDEIEEALKREETEEDERLPPPPPPVCVLNKEAPLPLLQYKRRRQNESTRTTQDHSSSTTTTVDNTPTLVSNSTAAAATNTAISALLEFSLMGISDKKENPKPLHKEASPPPAQLPSPEEKLNVLKKEVHQMSVERETFKLEMMSAEAMISILQSRIDALRQENDELKKNSANGH
- the LOC106346177 gene encoding NAC domain containing protein 52 isoform X1, whose product is MGRESMAVVESSPPSATAPGAAVSATSLAPGFRFHPTDEELVSYYLKRKVLGKPVRFDAIGEVDIYKHEPWDLAVFSRLKTRDQEWYFYSALDKKYGNGARMNRATNKGYWKATGKDREIRRDVQILGMKKTLVFHSGRAPDGLRTNWVMHEYRLVDYETESNGNLVQDAYVLCRIFHKNNIGPPSGNRYAPFMEEEWSDDRVALIPGVDVRVRAEPLPLANGNNQMNQEIQPESKDLININEPPRETTTQMDIELNHQENNNSNRNDEIEEALKREETEEDERLPPPPPPVCVLNKEAPLPLLQYKRRRQNESTRTTQDHSSSTTTTVDNTPTLVSNSTAAAATNTAISALLEFSLMGISDKKENPKPLHKEASPPPAQLPSPEEKLNVLKKEVHQMSVERETFKLEMMSAEAMISILQSRIDALRQENDELKKNSANGH